GATTGTGTTTGTCTTTATACTATGCGTGCATGAAATTAAAATGCTACATGGTAGCTAAGCCTGTGAAAATTATTGCACAAACTAATCTTGTCAAATATATGTTGAGTTCTCCAATGTTGCGAGATAGTTTGGGGAAGTGGATGTTAACTTTGACAGACTTCAATTTACAATACATTCCAGCAAAGGCTGTGAAAGGTCAGGTCATTGCAGATTTTTTAGttgataattcaaataatctgAATGACCAGGGGGCAAATGTGCTTGACATTGAATTCGATTATTGGAAATTATATTTCGATAGATCGAAGCACAAAGATGGTGCAGGAGTAGGAATTCTCATTATTTCACCAGAAGAAATTCCATCGGAATTTCTGTTTGAGTTAAAATATCCTTGCTCAAATAATATGGCAGAATATGAAGCTTTAATTTTAGGCCTTGAAATTTTGATTGGAAAAGGGACTTTGGAAGTCCAGATCTTAGGAGATTCCCAATTGGTATTGAAACAGTTATAGAAAGAGTTCAAATGTAAAAATGAGAAGTTGCAAAAATATTTGGCAACGACTTGGAAGTTGTTAATAGCCTTTCGAAAAGTTTCATTGGTCCATATCTGGAGGATCCAAAACGAAATTGCTAATGAGTTGGCCCAAATAGCTTCAAGATATAGAATAGGCCCAGAAACACTAAGAAAGTTGGCAAATATCCGTCAAATATTAGTGCCTGTGGATGAAAGAGAAGCTTTGTGTATGGATGAATGGGAAGATGATGATTGGAGGAAACCCATTGCCGAGTATTTGAGGAATCCTAGTACTCAATTCGATAGAAAGACAAAATTGTGAGCAATGAATTTTGTCTTGATGGCTGATGAGTTGTTTAAGAAAGGAATCAACGGGAGCTTTTCGAGAAGTTTGAATCAAGTAGATAAAAACACTTCTTTAGGAGAAGTTCATAAAGGAATTTGTGGTGCTCATCAGGCTGGGATTAAAACGAAATGGGTAATATGTTGAAATCATGTTTATTGGCCTTCCATGATCAAAGACTGTATCGATTATGCAAAAACATGTCAAGAATGTCAACGACATAAAGCAATACAACAGATCCCAGCGTCTGAGTTGCATTCGATCATTAAGTCATGACCGTTTAGAGGTTGGGCTCTGGACTTAATTGGATTGATACACCCTCCTTCATCGAAACATCGTAAATTTATTATGATAGCAATAGATTATTTTACAAAGTGGGTCGAAACAGTTCCTTTAATAGAGGCTGGGCAAAACAAAATAATAGATTTTATTGAGGAACATATAATCCATCGATTTGGAGTTCCTCAAACATTGAGTATTGACCAAGGAACTATGTTTACTGGTCAGCGAATAAAAATTTTTGCAGCTTCAAGAAACATTAATATGGTTACTTCAACCCCTTATTATGTACAAGCCAATAGGCAAGTTGAGGCGGCAAATAAAATTTTGAtcaatttgataaaaaaagatcGGAAATAGACCTCGAACTTGGCATGAGACTTTGAGTCAAGTGTTTGGGATTATCGAAATTCACCAAGGGGATCTACAGGTACTTCTCCTTATAAATTAGTATACGGACATGATGTCGTGTTACCATTGGAAATCAATCTTAATACTTTGAGAGTATTAAAGCAAGATGATTTGCCTGTTGACGATTATTGGAATGCAATGTTTGATGAGTTAAATGATTTAGACTCAGAACGTATATCAGCGCTTGAAAATATGATTCGGCAAAAAGAAAGTATTGCTCGATATAATTgtcgaataaaagaaaaatgtttcagTATAGAAGAGTTggttttgaaagttattttgcCACTAGAAAAGAAATCGAGGGTTCTTGGTAAATGGTCCCATACTTGGGAAGGGCCTTTTCAAATAATTGAATTATATTCCGGAAATGCATATCGAATCAAAGATATTGAATCTGGAAATGTAATCAAATCGGTAAATGGAAAGTACTTGTAGCAATACCATTGtttattaaatcaaaattaaaatgcataagTTTGGAGATAAAAGGATGTCCTTACAAATATTGATATCCTAAGGCGGAGAAATAAAAGGTGCTAGGAGCTTGGCCAAGTTAGAATACAGTTGAATTCTCTCACTGTCCAGGGCTGAGAGTATTTCGGTATGTTTATATTCTTCCTGTTGAATTTTTTCGAATTTCCTCTTGCACTCCTCTTGTTTGGCCTCAATGGTATATATCTCCTTGAAAAGTTGCTGTTGCTTGCGTTGAGCAATCGCCAGAGGTAAATCTATATCAGCTTTTCTCTTTTGAACCATGGCAAGCCTTTCGTTGATCCGAATTAATTCTGCTtcgagttcttcttcttctctgacaTAATAGGCTCGAGTAGTAAAGGCTTGAGAGATTCTTAGACTAAATTCTTTGCAAGAATCTTTCATTAGTTGAAGAGCTACATTATATCCCTCTATTTCGAAGGTGATTATGGTCACTTTCTCCTTAAACTCTTGTAACTTATTCTGGGCAACAACATAGTCATTGGCGATCTTTATGAATTTCTTGAATATGGCAGAATGCTAAGCTGGAACTTGAAACTCAAGAGAAGAACTTAGAATCTCAGAAAGAATTGGTTTCAAGCCTGATGGATTGGTCCATTCAAGGGGAGAATGTGATAGGAGTCTAAGAAGAGCGATCAATTGGTTGCGAGCACTTTCATTTAGTTCAAGAAGGAGACTGGATGTTGAAGGACCTATAGGTGTTGGAGTGGAAATGGGCACCTTGTCTTCTTGAACAAGTTGGTTTAAGATATTAACCAAACTAATTAGATCATTGTCATTTGGTTGGGGGATCATACCAAGAGTTCCAGAAGGTGGTTCCAAGTCATGAGGAGTTGAAAGTCCAGAATCCTTGGGTGGACTGAAAGATTTTTCTGGTGAAAGGACAGTTTCTGGAATTCGGGTAGGTGAATCGGATTCAGGAACAATGGTTTCTGGAACTCGAGAAGGTGAATCGGAATTGGACTCTGGAACTTGAGAAGGAGAGTCAGAGTCAGGAGCCACTTAGGATCCAGTAGAAGCCCTAGCCTGAACTAGTGAAAGAGAGTGTTCGATGTTTTCAGTCTGAGATGGTGAATGTTGTTCCTCTGATAAATCAACCACTTGTGGTTTAGTCAAAATTGGGGGAACTACTCGAATGGGTTTAGCAGATGCAATGGTTTAGGCTGATGAATGAGATTTTTGTGGTTCTGGCCTTGGCTGATTTTGTTGTATGAATTGATCAGGGGTAAGAGAGGAAGAAGTTGATTGAGCAGTGGTCTCAGGCTGAAATAAGCATATAAAATCAAATCGTTGAGCACAGTTCGATAGACTTAATATATTCGAAAAAAAAGTTTACCAGAATGGGTTGTCTTCCTCTTTGAATCAATTGAGAAGCTGGGTCagctccatcatcatcatccaagTCTAGAGAGGCATTAAGAAGATTTTGGATTGAGCTTCTGGGAAGTGTGTCTTGAAAGTAGCTAATTGAAAGCCTCAATGTGTTGCTTATTAGACACCCCATCTGCAGGTTTTatcatgaatttttcaaaaatggcatTCAGTCAGAGTTGAAGAAGTCAAAAAGGGCCACCTATGCTAATCAGAAAATTCTTTCAAAGGCAATTAACATATCGGCCAAGTTCTTCAAAAATGTGCCCCAGAAGTAACTTAGACAAATTGAAGTTTCCCTTCATGTAAAAGAACAGCAAGGGGATAGAAAAGCTTTTGCATTTGAACACTTCGAGAACAGAATACTATGGCATTtagccaataaaataaaaatgccaTATGTTCATTGTCTTCACACATATGGTGGgcaataaattcactgtaagaaGTTATAGAACCAATTTTGTATTGCTGCTCAAGTATCATATCAGAGGTAAATTCAAGGGAGCTTATTGGAAGCCTTGTGATAGCAGCCACATCAAGAAGTGACATACCAATCATCCCTCAAGGAAGGTGAATATTGTTGGTCATTCTATTCTAGAAATGAGTCACAACACCAATCATCCAAGGATATGTCGAGGGGGCAAAAGCTGAAAGTCGAAGGAGATCTTGGATTCCCAGAGCACCCCAGGCAACGTTTTTCTCTAGTGCAAGACGTTTGTGTTAGGCCATAAAATCATTTCCTCGGGGGGGGTAACTTTAGGGTTGTTTCTAAAGGCCTTTTGAGGGTTGGTAAAGAAAGAGATGTCAAGGTCTTGATTAATCAGTAACTCTTTCTCTTGGGCACTTGGAAAAAAGTGAAGCCGTCTGTTCACCCTTTCTAAATTGTCAATGGGGCCGACAAAATAGTGAGTTTCGTCAGTGACGGTAAAGGGGATAAGGATTCTGGGGTCATCGATTTGAAGTTGCGGGTCCCCAATGATCTCATCATTGATTTGGTTCAATATGTGCAAAGATGGAGGAGTTGATTGTTGTGTCATTATATTTTTGCCTTTATCCTGTGCAGCAACATGAGAAGATGAAGCAGCCATTGATGAATAAGGAGGAAAGTGAGAACAGAAAATGGCAGCAATGAAATGAAACAGAATGCAAGGTTTCAAGGAGCAAAGATtcaagaaaggaaaaacaatagtgTGAAGTTTAATTTAAATAAGGGTTTACTTCTTAACCGTTGTTACAGGAGGGAttcaaagagaaaagaggtaacttTGCAAAGAAGGCGAAGTGGTGGAGAGAGAGACTGTGAATCCTGGGAGACGTGTCAAACGGGTCAAAATTGATggaaaaagtaaatggcaattatgGCCAATTAAGGTAATTCCCATTAAACCATGGTTAAAGACTAAATTAGGATTAAGTGTTTCGTCTTCCGAGGAGTGACTTCGAAAACAAACACATTCATCCTAGGGGGCAGTTtgttagttaaaaaataattatatttgaagGTTGAACTGATTCGAAATATTAATAAAGTTTCGAAAAGGAAGTAGAGATCAAAAGAGATGCACGTGAAGGCATCGAGTGGGAAACTGTTTGGCACGGTTTCGATGAACATAGTAAATCGAGTAGTTACTCGAATGAAGAAGATCAAAGGTTTTTTCGAGTTAAGGATTTTTAGTAACTGGCACACATTTGGGCAAAAGAGAGGGAACGGTTACCCAAACTTTCGCACACGAGGGGGTGATCATGTCATTAATGATCGGTTACGGAAGAAGGCTATAAATATTACAAAGTATTAAGGAATTAGGGTTGGaactttttttttcagaaatacactcaagcacactcacatcccagcGAATTTTTAAGTCTGCATTTGAGTTCGATttttgtagggttccttccatgtctttgtctttttaatttataaattcagCAAACTTTACTTTTCGTGTTCAATTTATCTTTCAAGAAaccttttgtttctttgttaaatttacattttaacGGCTTTAATTTCCATGTTAAAAAGtcctttatttttattgtttctttatAGGGTTCTTTTTTTACTTTGCAAATTTCTTTCGATTTCAGTCAATTTTGtcttttaaaagcttattttaaatcttttgaaCTTTGCAAATTTTGTTCGATTTCAGTCTATTTCAATGCTAGATCATTAGAATCGAACTACCATTGATTTGCTAAAATCGACAAAATAGATGTTTacttttttctcttcttaattCAAGTTCTGTTTATTTAACATAGAGTTTTTGCTCTTCACAAATTTAATTCTATCAGAAAAGAGATTGAATCTATTTGAATTCATAAAAACTTTGGAGCGAATGTTATTTTTGTGAGTGTTTCAGAAAAGGTAAAAACTCATATGAACGATTCTGGACTTTAAGTTTTACATGAAAATAACATTGTACGTGAGACTACACCCTCCAAAACTTGGATGCGATTTTTAGtagtttattatttttggaaCAGCATCCTACTTGCCACTTACTCAGTCCATTAACCTACTTTCCTTTCTTCCTTTTAATACACCTGAGCTCACTTGTCACTTGCGGAGCCCATTAACCtaataattaaaaagagaaaccCAAGgtctagaaaaaaaaaacactccaCCCCTCTTCCATCGTCGCCCCAACAGTCCCGCACGTGTTGATTGCAAACGGCCCAGAAATTCTCCACCACCACTCTCCCAGTCCGACGCCTCTGCGTCTCTTCCGACGCCACTCCGTCTGCTTCTTCGTTTGTCACTTTGCCCTCCTCCGTGCATCAGTACAGTaagttgttattattaatttattatcattgtCTTGAAAGTCGGTTCGAACTGGTCGAACCGAGATTCGATGAGTACATCGGTTTGGTTGATATGCGTAACCGTCTTTTTCCGGCCAAAAACTGGAAGGTCGACCGAACCGGTAATTGTTCGGTTTTTGTCCTAATACCCCTAAATGACGTCGATTTACCATCTTATGGAAAGAAAACCAAATTCCCTCCATCCCTCCTCACGCGATACTGACTCCTAGACTTAGCCTccatcttttctctcttcttcaagATGTGTCGCCGTCGCCGTCCCCACTGCTCCAGCGCCGTCGTAACTCATCGAATCATCTCAACCGTGTCGCTTCTATTCCACTTCTGCCGCGCTCCAACTGTCCTCTATTTCAATCTCGTTGCCTGTGTCTTCTAGTTTGGGTTCCTCATctgttctccctctctctcttctatttgaGTTCCGAGCCTCATCTATTCTTCCTCTCCCTCTTCTGTGTTCGAGTTCCAGCCCAATTGAAAGGTGATTTTtgggggtttttttttttcttcgatCATCACTTTGTTAGATCTCTTTTGTTTTTGAGATTTGGTTTTATTTCTGGTTGAGATTGGTGATTTGAATCTTTTTCTTGGAACTTGAAAGTTGGTTTTTGGTGCTTCCCTTTTCAAGTTGCTTGCTGCTTCAATATGAGAAGATTGTGAATTTTGTTTTAAGAGTGATTAAAGGTTCCTTGGTTTGGGGGTCTTCACTTTCCTATGTTTATGGAAGCTTAGCCTGTGATTCTTTGAACATACACGTATTAAATTATTGTTTTCGGCAATGCGGATTCtcacatatttttcattttattcatGAGTTTTAATTGTTCCTATTGGTCTTGTATTGTGCTGTGTTTTAGTTCTTGTTATTGTGATTTTGAGATTTTCAGTTCATCTTCATGCTCATGTTCTtgttttattataatttgttaattgttTCTGTCTTATAATTGTTCTTATCACTTGTTCAATTCATGCCTCccttatatattttgattgataattTTAGAGATAATACACATTTTAGTCCCTCAACTTGTATGCGAATTTTAATTTAGTGTTCAAGTTTCAATTGcctttatttagtttttaaactTTGGGAATGTAACTCATGTTAGTCCTTGGGACAATTTTTTGATGGACAATGTTAACAAAACACTAACGTGGGCAACGATGTCATTTTTGCTTTGGCTCTTAAATAGTCGGATGTTACGATGAAACAAGTAATCTGGCGTCGTTTTACAAGTTCTAGCATGGTATTTGATTGTCCATATCAACACTTCATTAATATTTTTGTGTGAAAAATTATTCATGGGCTAATGTGAGCTAAGTTTTTAAGGTTTAAAAACTAAAGagaaacaattaaaattttaaagactaaattgAGGATTGTATgcaaatttaaaaatgaaattgaatattaactcatatttttatatattttttagttataaatGATAGTATCAATTAAGTAAgcacttattataattttttatttaatctgtaaatttatatttaataaattaataatattttaattaatttaatatttttaatttaaataatattttaaaatatatattaaattataattatattttattatatttatttatatattttattaaaaaatagttatttcgATTGAAATACGgtttaatcaattaaattaatgAATCAATAATTAAAGTAGTTTAATGACGGTTCGGTGTTTTaaccttaattattaatttattattattattattctcaaaCCAGATTTCTAATTCAAAATATAAGAATCAATTTTGaaatagaaagagagaaaaataaacagCAACCCTGATTTGAAATAACATTCTTCCCGTTCATTCCCTTTTGTATCCAGGTCAGGTTTCATCTTGGAAGCTTTGCTAGGGTTTGCTGATTCAAATCATCCATCTATCATCTTCCCTTTGTTTCTGCCCTTATTAGCAGACAGTAGTTTCAGTTTCTGATTCAGAAGCTGTTGGAATTATTGCATCCATGTCTAACACCAGCAACAATGTAATTCTAACAATGTTTTTATCGGAACTTTATCCTCTTCGAATATCGCCATCTTTTACTTTCAAAACCAACATCAAGTGTTGAATATTTTGTGTTGGATCAGGTGGCTGGGGTTGACAACACCTTCAGAAGAAAATTCGATCGAGAAGAGTATTTGGAACGAGCTCGGGAGCGTGAGAGGCAGGTAATTTCTTTTTACTTAAACGTTAGTGTTCTATTTCCGAATTTCCAATAATTTCTGGCTTTTCATAATATTGTGTTGTATTTTATGTCAAATTTGAACAGGAGGAGGAGGGTCGATCTAAATCTAAAGGTGTGCCACTTACTTCATATGCCTCTATTTGCATTagcttcaaaatattttcaatgttCTTgggttaattattttgttaagttGGAGAGATTTTCAAGTGATATTATATCAAGTTAACATCACCTTTGTCATATTGATGCAGCTAAAGGTCCTCCAGTGCAGAGGAAACCCCTAAAACATAGAGATTATGAAGTGGACCTCGAGTCCCGCCTAGGCAAGACTCAAGTAAGCAACTATGGACACCCATGTCACTGTTCTAGCATTTCTGAACGACTATACTTTTATATGCATCTATCTAACGCCTCAACTTTATTGATAAAATGCAATGTTGCAGGTTGTTACGCCGGTTGCACCACTGAGTCAGCAGGTATACTTTTACGATGATATAAATATTAAGAAAACTCTCAGCTTTGTTTCAATATTTGCTATGGGCGATCTTGTGCTTTGTACTGCATGTAACTCATTTTGATATGATGACTTGCTTATCAGGCTGGATATTACTGCTCTGTTTGTGAGTGTGTGGTAAAGGACTCAGCGAACTACTTGGATCATATTAATGGAAAGAAACGTACGTGGCCATTTATATATGGTTCCTTCCATTAGTTGATGCAGTTTTCAGTTAGCCTTCACTTTgctcattttatttttatgtttgtctCTTAGATCAAAGAGCTTTGGGCATGTCTATGCGAGTTGAACGAGCCTCTCTCCAACAGGTACCCTCTAAAGATAGACAATCTTTTCTGTCTGTCATTTGGTTTCAGTACATATTTTAGTATCTTTGGGGGCAGTAGTAAATTTTTTGGTGGGAAACAGGTTCAGGAACGATTTGAGGTTCTTAAGAAACGTAAAGATCTTGGCACATTCACTGAGCAAGGTAATGCATTGGATTTTACCCCATTAATCAAAACCATACTAGTTTCAAAGTCAAATCTATCTATTATTCTTGTTGTCTTTACCTTTGCCTGGAACTATAGACCTTTAACTTCTCTTCCATGTATGATGGTCATTGACTCATTTCTTTAACATTGCCTTTGACTTGTACATTTTGTAGATCTTGACGAAAGGGTCCTAAAACAGcagcaagaagaggaagaaagaaaacGATTGCGTCgtgaaaagaagaaggaaaaggtcaGGAGTCTGTAGTTGCTTATTTTGTATCATTGTTCCGCCTCCTTTCTATCAACtctgatttttcttcttttctcttaatgttcttttactttgaCTGGTAATAATAGTAACCATCTTTTTAGGAGTAAAAAGTTTTCATTCAACAAGTTAGTAATCAGGTAGTGTTTTATTCTGAATTCAGAAAGAGAAGGCAGTGGAAGAACCGGAAATTGATCCTGATGTTGCGGCCATGATGGGGTTTGGTGGTTTCCGGTCATCAAAGAAATGATGCCATTATACATGCAGGATGGACTTTCTGCAATTTTGAGCAGCTTTTCTGCAATGATAAGCTGAATCTACCAGCCTGATTCCCGGTGGTTTAAAGGTCAATCTATGGTGAAAGGAAATATTAGCGGATCCAAAAATTGGAAGTTTGGGAGCTGGTTCTTAATGTGACCTTTTTTTTTGGTTCTTGTATATTTCTTATGAGAACTATGTTATGTAATGTTATGTAAGCTCTACACAAGTGTGCTTTGCTATTTTATGTATTGGGCTTGACAAGTGACAACTACCCTTAGCTCAATTCACGATTAACGTTCTTGGCAAATTATGGAGTAGACATTTTTGCCATTGTTACATTAGTTTGGAGGATAACAGTCAAATTAAGTACGACATTTGAGTTAAGACTCAATGTTACCATGAAATTTCACCTTGGGTTGAAATTGAACCACGAAATTTCAATTTACTCAATATGATCTCCAAATATTCAATCGTGACTCGTATTAATGTCTGGTGTGATTTCTGTTAATGGTGTGTAAAGTTGGCATATTAACTTGCCATGGTGTGATTAATGATAAAAGAGTCTTaccttttttaatattatttctgAAAAAATTCAtcgaaatttgattttaaaattgtgAGATATTATATGTCATGTTTTTAAATCTTTGGTATTTAGATTCAAATGAAGCCTTCATTCCATATATTTTTCAATCTTTGTTTCATTGATGAAAAAATTGTTTCAGCTATTGATCAATTatccatataaaatttttaatcaatcGCCGAagaatttgataattaaattgtatttcatatataatataataaaactatATTCATACTTATAATTAAATATTCGATAACTACTAAAGTAATATTCCAAAAATTATATcattgacaaaaataattttaaaacaaacaaCAAATAAGTATAAGCCGTAGTGAAATCGAACAAAAATGAGTGTCCTTAGAATAACCTCTTTCCATTAACGAAAACAGTACAATTAAATATTggacctgctacacatacaagtaaaaaggtcctacaagttttacaagttttCAGCCCACATTTCATTCACATGCGCACTCACTCACTTTGAATGGAGGGTGAATTACACGCGCCCCACTCAATGATTGCTCTCCGCGAATAGCGCTCCTTAATGGCGCACTCTTCCACTTCTCCAAGCCCTTCCAAGAAAACACAAACCGTCCATTTTCGAGCAACATTCCAAATTGCAGAGATAGGACTCGTCGCAAAGATTAGAACTCTCCATCAACACAACATAGAACTCTCTATCAACAATCTCCACAAAAAACGAAGttataatactcaaggtacgttacgttactattttactcatcttgtatatttttgatatttcgaaatcgaagaactatgttttactgttcttctacgttcttctaggttttactgttcttcttgttctaggtctcattttacagtttttaatgttctacttgttataggttttactgttattcttggttctaggcaatgttctgaaaatcggttcgAACTGGCTAGTCGGACAGATCGAATCGTGAACCGGACCTAAAAAGGATCGGTTAATCATCAAAACCGCAAAATTAAAAAATCGGAATTGAACTGACGAACCGGCCAGTAATCGGTCAGTCGAACCGAACCGTGACCCGGCCGGTTTTTAAGTAAGCAACAAAATGCTACCATTTTTGATTCCCCCTGAAGTCTGAATCCTTAAATCACGAAAACTCCCAAGGGCCAAGGCTGAGACTGAGATCCCTAATTCCTTTCGTTGCTCTCTCTGCTTCAGTGGTTCCCAACTTCCCATTGTTGATGATTCTTCTTCGAGCAAGCTTGCTTCACTGAAGTCACTGGCGTCACCGCGTCACATGGGTCGAGGGCTCGCCGTCGAGACACGCCATCGCGCCACCTAAAGCCGTCGAGAACTGTACTGAGAA
The sequence above is drawn from the Arachis hypogaea cultivar Tifrunner chromosome 4, arahy.Tifrunner.gnm2.J5K5, whole genome shotgun sequence genome and encodes:
- the LOC112797026 gene encoding uncharacterized protein produces the protein MSNTSNNVAGVDNTFRRKFDREEYLERARERERQEEEGRSKSKAKGPPVQRKPLKHRDYEVDLESRLGKTQVVTPVAPLSQQAGYYCSVCECVVKDSANYLDHINGKKHQRALGMSMRVERASLQQVQERFEVLKKRKDLGTFTEQDLDERVLKQQQEEEERKRLRREKKKEKKEKAVEEPEIDPDVAAMMGFGGFRSSKK